The following are from one region of the Pirellulales bacterium genome:
- a CDS encoding undecaprenyl-diphosphate phosphatase, with amino-acid sequence MEYLRIIILGIVQGITEFLPISSDGHLVVADQLVERFSSVPLSKQSIIVTIILHLGTLAAILIVYREQILRLLTKDWRVIGLLIVGTIPAAVTGLVLEELFEDYLVNPLLTGCLLPLNGLLLFYIDRKKQGDVEYENLSYKQALFIGCCQAFAPLPGISRSGTTIAGGLAAGMRRDAAATFSFLLAIPAIGGAVTVAFAKLLIKGAEDLPSPGVLVLGAVISFVVGLVSLRLLLRLLREGLLDPFGYWCIALGLGVVIWKLFS; translated from the coding sequence ATGGAATACCTTCGCATCATCATCCTGGGCATCGTGCAGGGAATCACCGAGTTCCTGCCGATCAGCTCCGACGGCCACCTGGTGGTCGCCGATCAGCTCGTCGAGCGGTTTTCCTCGGTGCCGCTTTCGAAGCAAAGCATCATCGTCACGATCATCCTGCACTTGGGTACGCTGGCCGCGATCCTGATCGTCTACAGGGAGCAGATCCTGCGTTTGCTCACCAAGGACTGGCGTGTCATCGGGCTGTTGATCGTGGGAACCATTCCGGCGGCCGTCACCGGTTTGGTGCTCGAAGAGCTTTTCGAAGATTATCTGGTCAACCCACTGCTGACCGGCTGCCTTCTGCCCCTGAACGGATTATTGCTGTTTTACATCGACCGCAAGAAGCAGGGGGACGTCGAGTACGAGAACCTGAGCTACAAGCAAGCACTCTTTATCGGCTGCTGCCAGGCGTTCGCGCCGCTGCCGGGCATCTCGCGCAGCGGTACCACGATCGCCGGAGGTCTGGCGGCCGGAATGCGTCGCGACGCGGCCGCCACGTTTTCCTTCCTGCTCGCCATTCCCGCCATCGGCGGCGCGGTGACCGTGGCCTTTGCCAAGCTCTTGATCAAGGGAGCCGAGGACCTTCCCTCGCCCGGCGTGTTGGTCTTGGGGGCCGTGATCTCATTCGTTGTCGGCCTGGTGTCGCTACGTCTCTTGCTGCGGCTGTTGCGCGAAGGACTGCTCGACCCGTTCGGCTACTGGTGCATCGCGCTGGGGCTGGGTGTCGTTATTTGGAAGTTGTTCAGTTGA